DNA sequence from the Bradyrhizobium sp. CIAT3101 genome:
CGTTGAGGCCGCGATGCCGCTCCGCATCGAGGGCATAGTCGACCATCATGATGGCGTTCTTCATCACCATGCCGACCAGCAGGATGCAGGCAATGGTGGTCACCAGCGTGAACTGCGTTCCGGTCGCCCACAGCGCGACCAGCGCCCCGAAGGCGGTCGGCGGCAGGGTCGAGAGAATGGTCAGCGGATGGACGTAGCTCTCGTAGAGCATGCCGAGCGCGAGGTAGATCGCGATCAGCGCGGCTCCGAACAGCGCGGCCTGTTTGACGATCGACTTGTCGGCTTCCTTGGCTTCGCCGCGAAATTCCGCCTTGACGTCGTCGGGCAGCTTGGCCTCGGCCTCCTCCTTGCGGATCGAGGCGATGGCGTCGCCGATCGACGTGCCGGGCTTGATGTCGAAGAAAATCGTCGCGGCCGGAAACTGGGCGCTGTGACGCACCCACATCGCCGCGTGCGCGCGCTGCGGCTTGGTCAAGGCTGTCAGCGGCACTGCTTTGCCGCTGGCGCTCGGCACGTAGATCTGGCTCATGGAGTCGGGGCCGCTCGCCGCCTCCGGCTCGACCTCGAAGATCACACGCGCATAGTTGGTTGGCAGGAAGAGAAGATTGATCTGACGCTGGCCGAAGGCGTCGTTGAGCGTGTTGTCGACCGCGACGGGCGTGACGCCGAGCATCGCGGCGCGAACGCGGTCGATGGTGAGCCCGGCCTGCAGGCCTCCGGTCTCCCAGCTCGCGATGACGTCGATGATCTGCGGAATGCCGCGCACGCGCCGGATCATGCTTTCAGCGGCGCGTATCACTTCCGCTTCGTCGATGCCCCACATCGTATATTGAAACCTCGACCCACCGGACTGGACGCCGAGATTGAGATCCTGGAGCGGCACGAAGAACACCCGGACGCCGTCGATCCGGTTCATGCGCTCGCGCAGGCGCGTGATGACCTGCTGGATCGACAGCTTGCGCACCTCGGGCGGCTTCAGCGCGACCAGCATCTGCCCGACGCTGAGCGCGTTGCCATTGCCCTCGCCGATATAGGATGTGAGACCCGAGATCGCGGGATCCCCGAGGATCGCTTCGCCGACGGCTCGCTGCCGGTCTTCCATGGAGAGAAACGAGATGTTCGACGGCGCCACGGTCCGGACGAACATGACGCCGGTGTCCTGGGTCGGCATGAAACCCTTCGGCAGTTGCAGATAGAGCCAGACGCTGGCCCCTGTCAGGGCTGTGATCATCAGGACGGTGAGAAAACGGTGGCGCAGCGTCCAGTCGAGGCTGCGGGCATAGAAAGTGCGGTGGCCGGGGTCTGCGTCGGGGTTGTGCAGCCGCTGCCGGCCGCGATCCAGCAGATGTCCGCACATCATCGGCGTCAGCGTCAGCGAGATCACCGCCGAAGAAACGATCGCGACCACCAGCGTCACGCCGAACTCGCGGAAATAGCGCCCGACGACGTCGGGCATGAACAGGATCGGGATCAGCGCCGCGATCAGGGCGACGGTGATGGCGATGACCGTGAACGCCATCTGGCGGGCGCCGTTGATGGCGGCCTGCAGCGCCGGCTCACCTCCGGACATGCGCCGAATGATGTTCTCGATCATGACGATGGCGTCGTCCACGACGAAGCCGGCGGCGATGGTCAGCGCCATCAGCGACAGATTGTCCAGGCTAAAGCCGCACAGATTCATCACGAACAGGGTCGCGGCCAGCGAGACGGGGATGGTGACGCTCGGGATCATCGTCGCCCAGAACCGCCTCAGGAACAGCGCGATAACGAGCACGACGAGCACGGAGGCGATCACCAGCGTGAGCTTGACGTCGTTCACGGCGGCCCGGATCAGCGTGGTGCGGTCATAGATCGTGTGCAGCTTGATACCGGGCGGCAGCCAGCGCTGGATTTCCGGCAGCTCGGCCTTGATGGCA
Encoded proteins:
- a CDS encoding efflux RND transporter permease subunit, with translation MSITAQFVLRPVATTLLMIGVFLLGCVAYFRLPIASVPAVERPTIGIYAPFPGASPTTVANALSQPLETTLALIPGVTEITSFSAMGGTSITVQFELSVDIDAAAGAVQAAINSAGPNLPKGPWPPTYWKANPAGFAVVALALTSDVFTPGEVYSLADGVISPKLSQLPGVARINVTGAERSAVRIQVSPARLAAMNLSLEAARVAVLNASQNLPKGAISVDGQRLTIEANDQLLQAVDYRDIVLAWRNGAPVRLGDVASVSDSVINNRLAGWYGTERGVVLFVYKQSDANIVETVDAIKAELPEIQRWLPPGIKLHTIYDRTTLIRAAVNDVKLTLVIASVLVVLVIALFLRRFWATMIPSVTIPVSLAATLFVMNLCGFSLDNLSLMALTIAAGFVVDDAIVMIENIIRRMSGGEPALQAAINGARQMAFTVIAITVALIAALIPILFMPDVVGRYFREFGVTLVVAIVSSAVISLTLTPMMCGHLLDRGRQRLHNPDADPGHRTFYARSLDWTLRHRFLTVLMITALTGASVWLYLQLPKGFMPTQDTGVMFVRTVAPSNISFLSMEDRQRAVGEAILGDPAISGLTSYIGEGNGNALSVGQMLVALKPPEVRKLSIQQVITRLRERMNRIDGVRVFFVPLQDLNLGVQSGGSRFQYTMWGIDEAEVIRAAESMIRRVRGIPQIIDVIASWETGGLQAGLTIDRVRAAMLGVTPVAVDNTLNDAFGQRQINLLFLPTNYARVIFEVEPEAASGPDSMSQIYVPSASGKAVPLTALTKPQRAHAAMWVRHSAQFPAATIFFDIKPGTSIGDAIASIRKEEAEAKLPDDVKAEFRGEAKEADKSIVKQAALFGAALIAIYLALGMLYESYVHPLTILSTLPPTAFGALVALWATGTQFTLVTTIACILLVGMVMKNAIMMVDYALDAERHRGLNAHDAILLAARLRARPITMTMLAAFLSAVPIAFGTGPGFEIRQPLGITIMGGLVVAQLFTLYSTPAMYLLLDRLRRRKKTPAASAPQASAAVGASSLPGLNG